In Sphingopyxis sp. FD7, a single window of DNA contains:
- a CDS encoding periplasmic heavy metal sensor has protein sequence MPSRRLLLLGLIAFAAAIAGVFIGRLVADAPKASETELHALLHGQLDLTPEQEKKLERIEADFAGRRQALELEMRAANVRLAQAIEAEHGYGPRVTEAIDETHEVMGTLQKETLQHLFAMRGVLNPDQAEMFDKSVVKALTADAR, from the coding sequence ATGCCGTCGCGCCGTCTTCTTCTCTTGGGGCTCATTGCCTTCGCCGCGGCGATTGCCGGCGTGTTCATCGGCCGTCTGGTAGCCGATGCGCCCAAAGCCAGCGAAACCGAACTTCATGCGCTTCTCCACGGCCAACTCGACCTGACCCCGGAGCAGGAAAAGAAACTCGAGCGGATCGAAGCCGACTTCGCCGGTCGCCGCCAGGCGCTCGAACTCGAGATGCGCGCCGCCAATGTCCGGCTCGCGCAGGCGATCGAAGCCGAGCATGGCTATGGACCGCGCGTCACCGAGGCGATCGACGAGACGCATGAGGTGATGGGGACATTGCAGAAGGAAACGCTCCAGCATCTCTTCGCGATGCGCGGGGTTCTCAACCCCGATCAAGCGGAAATGTTCGACAAAAGCGTGGTCAAGGCGCTGACCGCCGATGCGCGGTGA
- a CDS encoding RNA polymerase sigma factor, with protein sequence MSADLSQCSDQDLAAFARAHREDAYRELLRRYKTGVYRLIVKQIGDADEAMDLTQETFVSGFSALDRYDGERPFRTWIARIALNKCRDWARRRKVRAFFSRALPLENAHHVASDGPGPDSAATDRRELARVRGAIDQLPQNLREVLLLRGVDEVSQAETAVILRVSEKTVETRLYRARTRLRELLAGTSASAEG encoded by the coding sequence GTGAGCGCCGACCTATCGCAATGTAGCGACCAGGATCTGGCGGCCTTTGCGCGCGCGCACCGCGAAGACGCCTATCGCGAGTTGCTGCGCCGTTACAAAACGGGCGTCTACCGGCTCATCGTAAAGCAGATCGGCGATGCCGACGAGGCGATGGATTTGACGCAGGAGACGTTCGTCTCCGGCTTTTCGGCGCTCGATCGCTATGATGGCGAACGCCCCTTCCGCACATGGATCGCCCGTATCGCGCTCAACAAATGTCGCGACTGGGCACGACGGCGAAAGGTGCGCGCCTTTTTCTCCCGCGCGCTCCCGCTCGAAAATGCGCATCACGTAGCAAGCGATGGTCCTGGGCCCGATTCCGCGGCGACCGACAGGCGAGAGCTCGCCAGGGTTCGCGGGGCGATCGATCAGCTGCCGCAGAATTTGCGCGAAGTGTTGCTCCTCCGCGGTGTCGACGAGGTCAGCCAGGCCGAAACAGCGGTCATTTTGCGGGTCAGCGAGAAAACAGTCGAAACGCGCCTCTATCGAGCGCGGACCAGGCTCCGGGAATTGCTCGCGGGAACATCTGCGAGCGCCGAGGGTTGA